In Canis lupus baileyi chromosome 19, mCanLup2.hap1, whole genome shotgun sequence, the sequence CAAGGGCATAAAGAAGGGAGGCGTGACAGAGAACACGTCCTACTACATCTTCACTCAGTGCCCTGACGGGGCCTTTGAGGCCTTCCCGGTGCACAACTGGTATAACTTCACGCCGCTGGCCCGACATCGCACACTCACTGCTGAAGAGGCcgaggaggagtgggagaggtGAGTGAGCCCAGGCAGGCCTGGAGGGAGGCAGGACCCTCTGAAGGGAGACACTGCCCTCTCCCAGCTTCCCAGAAGGGGGCTGAAACACTTGGAAGTGGGGTGTATCATCATAGCTTTCTGCCTGGCAGGGAGCTGGGTACTCAGTGGTAACCAAACCAGACTCCACCAGGCCGTGGGGGAGCTCCCAGTtcagtgggggagacagacacaAGCATCAGGGACTACAGGGCCCTGAGAGAGCTGGGGAAGGGTAGGTGAGCTGAGTCATGGAGCAGGAATCGGCAGAGCAGGGGCCTCTCCCTGGCCCACTTGGCATCCCCCAGGCAGGAGGGCTATGGCTGGATCAACTACAGGCAAAATGTATGTAATGTAAAAGCTTGCCATTTCATCCTTTCTAAGTatccagttcagtggcattaagtacattcacattgttgtacgaCCTTCACCAccattcatctccagaactttcatatcttcccaaactgaaactctgtcctcaTGAAAGTTATTCTTTGCCCCCTTTCTCCAACCCTGGCTTCCACCATTCCACTTTCCTTCTCTGAGTTGACCCTTCAAGGGACCTCATACGAGTGGGATCATGCAGTATtggtccttttgtgactggcatGTCATTCagcatgtcttcaaggttcatctgtgttgtagcatatatcagtatttcattccatgttttaaattttctttttaatttttttttttaaatttatttatgatagtcacagagagagagagaaagagagagagagaggcagagacaggcagagggagaagcaggctccatgcaccgggagcccgatgtgggattcgatcccgggtctccaggatcgcgccctgggccaaaggcaggcgccaaaccactgcgccacccagggatcctcattccatgttttaattaaaaataattaaaaataactaaaaaacacACAATAAAATTTGTCAACTCTAAGTGTACTAATCAGTAGTGTTAAGTCCACTCACATTCTTGTATCAAAGAGCTTTACTCCTTCCCATGCCACTGATGAACTTTGCTTGTGCTATTAGATACAATCCTAAGACTCTCTTTAgatagtcatatttttaaaaactttaaaaacttttaccATCACGGTAAATGGAAACAGCAGTATTATTTGTCATAAAAACAAAGGCACCCATAAACTACCATAAAAACACATGGATGTAAATACATTGTGGCCAAATTCTGTTGTTGCCTGGGAAAGGCCTTGAGCTTGAGAGATGCTGGGATACCAAACCACTGAGAGCTTCTCCTTGAGGGACATAGGACTGAAAGGAGTCAAAGAAATCCAGCTCTCTGCATGTAATTTCAGGGTGTTACTTGCCAGGGTTGTGATCATCCCTCATATCACCAAAGTTGTGTCTATGGTTCCCCTTTGGGGGAGTGCCTGGTGTAGATGCAGTTAGGAGGCCCGGTTTCTGGAGTTAGGCCCCTTGTCACCTCCCACTGCatcccattcccctgcccacagGAGAAACAAAGTCCTGAACCACTTCAGCATCATGCAGCAGCGACGGCTCAAGGATCAGGATCAGGAGGAGGAAGACGAGGAAAAGGAGAAGCGCAGCCGAAAGAAAGCCAGTGAGCTGCGCATCCACGACCTGGAGGATGACCTGGAGATGTCGTCTGACGACAGCGAGGCCAGTGGTGAGGAAGGTGAGGCCGGTGGAGCCcccggggtgactgggtgatccGCACAGCCTGGTGATCTGTGCTTGCGTCGTACTTTGTCAAGGTGTCTGAGTGATGGCCCAGGGAGGTTAGTGCCACTGAAGCTTAGTCACAGCCCCCTGGGAATGAGAGCAGGGCTCAGCAGGCTACACAGGCCACTGGGCAAGCACCTGAGTTGGTAGGAGGCAGAAAGCTACAGGAAGGTCTCAGCTGTGGCCTTTATTGGGGCTCCCACGGGATGTGCAatgcggaggggcagagggtgcaACAGCTTCAGGTTGGCCAATTCAAATAATTCTGGCCACAGGCTGGTTTCTGATTGTCGGTACCCGGTCCTGGGGGATGCAGGGAAGGAGGTGGCGTTCCTGAGCGTGAGAACCGGAGAGAGGGAGTCAGGGGTGTAGACTTGCATTGGTCGGGTTTGCTTGGGAGACGTGGGTCCTCGGGGGCTTCTGCCGAGGCGGACCTCCTCGGATACACCAAATAGGATGAGCGCCAGCCTGAGCCCGCCTCTGCTTCCGCAGGGGGCAGAGCCCCCAAGGCCAAGAAGAAGGCACCACCCACCAAGGGgaccaagaagaagaaaaagaagaagggctCCGATGATGAGGCCTTCGAGGACAGCGACGATGGGGATTTCGAGGGCCAGGAGGTGGACTACATGTCGGACGGCTCGAGGTAAGGCAGGCAGGAGGCGGCCGAGGGGTTGGGGCCAGGATGGCCCAGGCCGGCCCTCACCCTCTCGTTCTGTCTTCTAGCAGCTCGCAGGAGGAGCTGGAGGGCAAGCCCAAGGTCGTCCAGCAGGAGGAGGGCCCCAAGGGCGTAGACGAGCAGAGCGAGAGCAGCGAGGAGAGCGAAGAGGAGAAGCCACCcgaggaggacaaggaggaggaggaggagaagaaggcgCCCACGCCCCAGGAAAAGAAGCGTAGGAAAGGTGggtcccctccctgcatcccagcccaccccccaccccctagcCCCTTACCCGAGGCGGGGCTGGCACGGGTGGGCACCCCGGCAGCCACACCTCTCCTCTGGCCCCCAGCAGACAGCAGCGACGAGTCGGACAGCTCGGAGGAGAGCGACATTGACAGCGAGGCGTCCTCGGCCCTCTTCATGGCGGTATGGCCCGgcccgggggcgggagggggcaggCGACGGGCTATCTGTAGACTCATGTCCCGGACCCCATCTCCACAGAAGAAGAAGACACCCCCCAAGCGGGAGCGGAGGCCGTCGGGAGGCAGCTCTCGGGGCAACAGCCGGCCGGGCAGCCCGAGCGCGGAGAGTGGCAGCACGTCCTCCACCCTGCGGGCCGCCGCCAACAAGCTGGAGCAGGGTGAGCGGGACCCAGCCTCACTGCCTCCTCTTCTCCCACCCTTGGCCCGCATTCTGCTTCGGGAGCCAAGGCCTGTGTGCCCCCTGGGCCCCCTGCACTGGGATCCTGGCACCCCTCCGCCTGGGCTCCCCCACTTCGAGCACAGGACTCAGCCCTGTTCCCGCTCCCCCAGGCAAGCGGACCAATGAGACGCCGGTGGCCAAGCGTCTGCGGCTGGACCCGGGGCCCCAGAGCCTGTCGGGGAAGTCAACCCCTCAGCCCCAGTCGGGGAAGTCGACCCCCAGCAGCGGGTACGTTGGGGGGGaatggcaggggcggggcgggggtgtggGGAGGCCGCCTGCGGACGCCCGCCCACGCCACCCTCTGCTTGGCCCCACAGAGACGTGCAGGTGACGGAGGACGCGGTGCGCCGCTACCTGACGCGGAAGCCCATGACCACCAAGGACCTGCTGAAGAAGTTCCAGACCAAGAAGACGGGGCTGAGCAGCGAGCAGACCGTGAACGTGCTCGCGCAGATCCTCAAGCGGCTCAACCCCGAGCGCAAGATGATCAGCGACAAGATGCACTTCTCCCTCAAGGAGTGACGGGCGGCGCCCACCCACCTGCCCAATAAACAGGCTCCGTCGCCAGAACCTCCTGGGTGCTCGCATTGTCTGTCACCTGCTCCCTGAGTCCCAGAGCCCCCTTGTCAGTGCGGGATCACCCCGGGCCGTCCTCTGGTCTCCCAGGTCCCTCCCTCCGGGAACCTTCCCCTGACCCTTGGAGCTGGCTCCTTAGTCCTCAGCCCATGGTGCTCTCTGCGTGTCTGCGTGGGCGGCTGTCCCTCCAGCTGGCTTCCGGTTCTGCCTTCAGCTgtgcccaccctccccccccccccccaacccatgAAGTGCTCGGCTCCCAGGCCCGGCTCTCCATTCGGCTCATCTCTGCTTCCTCTTCAGAGCGGATCTGCTTGTGGTTTGACCCCTTCTTTCACATTTTAAGCGTCTGGTCTTACCACGGTCTCTGCCAGGCACCTGGTTCCTGACGCTTGCGGGCCTCCTGACTCCTCTCCATGATTGATTCTTGTGTTTTACACTTGGGATGGGGACCTGGCGCAGGGGTTCTGGGGGGGCCTCCTGGGGACAGTCGGCTTTACAGGCAAATCTTCCAGGTGCATTTGGCCTcagcttcccccccaccccggtgtCCCAGGAGCCCCTCACCAGGCCCAGATTAGGTGGTTCTCAGCGGGTGGGCTCTGTCCTAGTGGCTGAACCCTTTTGTTGCCAGTGTCAGCACCTGGGCCCTATTTTTCAGCTTTCCAGCGATGTTTCTAGGGCTTCCCTTATTTCCAGCGACTTCGttaggcatttatttttatctcgCGTTGCTGGCGCGCTGCCGTGGGAAGGCTCTTTGAGTTCATGGACAGTTTCATTGCTGGAAATGGAATTTGGCAGCTGGCGCTACTTTTGAACCCCTGTACTGAGGGATCCGGCTGGGGGGCAGGCTGCGGCGCTTCCGTCCTGCCCGAGGCTGCACACGAGGCGGACAACCTCCCCACCCCGTTCCGCGGGCCCTGGGCCGCCGAGCAGGGATGCCAGAGATGTCAGGCTAATTCCTAGGAATGTCCCAGGTCTgtccagcctccctccccagcgTTCTGCCAGGCCTCTTGGGGCCGCAGGAAGGCAGTGTTGCCCCTGGCCTCCCCACGCAGGCCGGAGCCACGTGCCGCGGTGGTTAGGAGCAAGGCCCTGGGGTTCAGCAGGATGTGGCTTCCAATCCTGGCTACTGTTCAATCCCGGTGACTCTGGACCGATGACTTTCTGTCTGAAGCTGGTCTCCGCAAGCACCGCAGTAGCCACCACACCAGAATGACCGAAGCCTCCGTCACAGTGGAGTTCCCGTCGCTCCCTGTCTCTGCTGATGTAAAGCGAGCAGCGGTCCTGAGCTTGTGCCTCTGCTCACCTGCGTGGGAGGAGTTCCTGGCGCCAGATTTGTCCAGGGGCAGCGGGGCTGATTGGCGGCTTCCGGAGCGAATGCTCAAGGGCTGCCGGTTTGCACCCCTGCCCACAGCGTGGAGTAGGGGTGCATGGCACACGCGCCCgcaccacacacacccccagaCGTGGGTGAGCGCACTTGCAGGGTTTTGCCCCCGGGGCTGCAGGGTCCCACCTATGTTTCCTCCCCCCGACCTACATGGGACCCAGCACCTCTTTAAACGTACCCAAGTCAATCGAGCTTCCTTTGCCTCAAAGGAGGGCTTATTCTCGAAAGCTCCTCACCGTCAGGCAGCGTGTTAAACCCTAAATGCACCATCTGTCCTCAGAACCTCGCGTGGGAAGGACTCTGATTAGCCCCCTTTCACAGGTGAGGGGTGGCCTCGTTTCCCAGGGCTCATGGGGCCGGGTATGGAAATCACTGGAAACTGCTGCTGCCTCTCAGACCTGGTGGGCTtaacctcccctcccaccctaaCGTGGGGATGGGGCTGAGGTCCCAGGGACCTCAGCTTGGCCTTCTAGAGACAGGCGTCCCTGCAGGGTGAGCTTCCTCCGTTCCTGTCCCAGTTCTTGGCTGTCCCCGGGgcctctcccttttcctgtttTGACGGTGGCTCAGCCAGGCCCGGAGACAGGGGCATGATGTCTTAATCCTCCAGGTGGCGGCTGTGATGGAGGGTTCCCCATCAGCCCGGCCACCTGCTGGCCCGTCTCTCCCCCTTAACCACTCTACCTGGTGCACGACGTGGGGATCCCTGAGCCCTGGCACCCTGAGTGGGGAGAGGTCCCACTGGCGGGTCCTcgtgcccccgccccctgcacctcTTTCGAGaaagcaggtggggtgggggactcGGTGGCCCGCCCTGGGTTCGGCTCTGGCTGCCACAACACTCATAAATCAGGGGTGAAGGGGGTGTCGGAAATGGGTCTGTGGAATGTctggccggggcggggcgggggtgagCACTTAACTCTTAAAGCACAGGGGTGGGCAGAGGCGCTGGCCCCAGGGTGCCGGAGAGCAGCTGGCGTGGGACATGGGGGGCTCCCCGCCCGCGAGGCAGCGGCAACGAAGAGGTTATGTCCCCAGCCCTGGTGGGGGGATAAATTGAGGGTGCGACGCTCCCCACCGTCCCCACCGTCCGGACCTGCCTGTCACGATGGCCCCAGGAAGAGTCCTCCTCTGCTCGCTGCTGCTCCTGTCACTGCAGTTGGGCCTCGGCTGGGGCCCTGGTGTTCGGGGGGCCCCGGTGGTGGAGGGAGAGCTCCGAGGGACCCAGAGGCCACAGCTGGGTAAGGTCTCCCCCCGGGCCCCGCGTGACCCCCAGCTCCTTCCCACCCAGATGCCACCTGCCATCAGCGGCCCCTTGTCCCCTGCAGGTGGCCGCCCACGCCGAGCCCTGGCCAGCCCGTGCCAGCTGTGGAGCCTGTCCCTGCCTGTGGCCGAGCTGGGTCTGGGCTACGCGTCGGAGGAGACGGTCACCTTCCGCTACTGTGCGGGCAGCTGCCCCCGCGGCGCGCGCACCCAGCACGGCCTGACGCTGGCCTGGCTGCGGGGCCAGGGCCGAGCCCTCGGCGGGCCCTGCTGCCGGCCCACCCGCTACGCCGACGTGGCCTTCCTCGATGACCGCCACCGCTGGCAGCGGCTGCCCCAGCTCTCGGCGGCTGCCTGCAGCTGCGGCTGAGGACGCCTGGCCTGGGGCCCCGCGGCCTCTTGAGGGGCTCTACTGACTTATTTATTGgagaccagaggggaggtgggccaggGCCGCCCGCAAGGAGCCTAATAAAGGAACTGCCGCATGACTGTGTTCAGCCCGAGGGTGCCTTGACCCTGCCACCTTGGCTCCTGGTGTGGGTTGGGGGCCGGGAGGCGGGTTCCGGGCTTCCCCTGCACCGCCCAGCCCCTGCCAATAGCCAGCGCAAGCAAGGCCGGTTTGTCCACTCCCCCACTTTATTTACAAACACGGTGGCTCCGAGAAGCTGCGGGAAGGGTCTGGGGTTCAGCAGGCTGGGGGCGGCTGTCCAGGCTCCCCTGATTCCATCCCCTCCGGGAGGGAGCGACAGATCACAGAGATGCGTCGGCCCCGGGGTACCCGACGCTCTCCAAAAAAGGACTCTTCATCCCGAAGAATCTCATGGGAGAAGTCATAACGGGCCGAGCCCCTGCAAGAGAAAACAGGCTGTCGCTGGGTGGGGTGACGGCAGCCCCCGAGCCAGGCGGACAGCCTGCCACGGGGGAACGATCATGTCTGCCGGGAGGGCTGAAAAAGAGAAGGTGCTCAACATGCTAGGTGGGCATCTGATGAGTtactggtggggagggggctccccGGCCGGGCAGTACCTAAGGATGTAGAGGGAGCCTGGCTCCAGCAAGAGTTCCAGCCACTCCCCCGGCTCCTGGGTGTGCACCAGCCGCATGACGCTGGGAGATAGCAGGGACAGGCCAGCGATGGTGGCTCCACAGAACTGCAAGACGGGGCATGGGGGGGGCATGGCGGCCGGTCACTCTCTGGCCTAGGCCAGCCCAACCCCAGCTGGGAGCTTGTGCAaggctctggcctctgcccacctTGATGCTGTCCACGTGTGGCTTGATGTAGCCCCGAGGTTCCAGGTCCAGCACATGCACGGAGGACAGCAGGGTCTGGCCGGGGCTAAAGGCGGCAGCTTGCACGCGCTGCAGGATGGCCCGGCTTGCCTCTGACCAGCGTGACTTTTCTGTCTCTCGGAAACCGTGGATGGCCTGCACAGAGAGCTTCGGTCAAGCCTGTAAACTCTCAGAGggagcagggaaactgaggcacggggggGGGGCAGTGCAAAGGACTGGTTTTCCCAACATGCCCCCTTGACACCACCTGCAACGCAACACCTCGATCCTATCTACCCTAAGATCCTGGGTCTCaaaccccaacccctgccctcccAGGCCCAGCCTTACTCCTTGGTACCCGCCTGCAGGCTCCAATTCAGTCCCAGATCCTGTCCCCAGTGCTGGCCCCACTCCAATATTCGTCTGTCTGCCTCCGCCCACAACTGGTGACCCTCCCTCATCTCGCTCCACCCCTGCGTCGGCCCCGGACCTTGCTCCTGCCCCCCAAACACCCTAAGGTTCCAGGTCCGGCCTCCAGCTGTGGCCACGCCCTCATCTCCAGGCTTTCACGGCCCGTGCAGCTCCCCCTAGGGCATCAAGACTCCGCCCCCacgccgcaggccccgccccctcgtaGCCCCGCCCCGCCAGGAGCGTcatccggccccgcccccgcgcaggCCCGCCCCCCGCGCTGCCGGCCTCACCGCGTCCCAGTGATCGTATTCGTAGCGGCGGCGGCGCAGCTCGGGCTCCAGCTCGCGGCTCAGCGTCTCCTCCTCGGCCGCGCTCAGGAAGCCTGGCCGCACCACAGCCGCGTCCCGAAGGCGGCTCAGGACGGCCGGGCCCGAGCCCCGCACCCAGCCGGGCCAAGGCAGCGTCCCCAGCGCCAGCCGCCCACTCCCGGCCATAGCCCGGGAGCCGAGTCGTGGAAGCGGTCGGAGTCAGGGccacgcccccgccccgcggccatTGGCTGTGCAGCACCGAGCCCCTTCAGTGATTGGCCTTCTCCGGAGTCCCGCCCCCCGGCCGAGGCTAGTGGCTGCTGCTCGGCTCGCCCTCTCAGGCTATTGGCTCCCCGTAGAGCCCGCCTCCTCTCCTGCGCGATTGGATGCCGCGGACGGTGGAGGCCGGAGGGGCGGGGCTCGAGGGCCGGAGTCGGCCTCCCCTGGGCTCTGCGGTCGGGAGGTGCCCGAGCGAGCGTTTGGGCCAATGCCCAGGGGAGATTGAGGGGAAAGGACGCTCAGGCCGAGAGGAAGGGGTCAAGGGCACAGGGGTCAGGGGGAGACGTCAAGGCCATGGTCATGGGGTCGGGCCAAGTAGGAGGTTGAGGTCAAAGGTTAAGCCAAGCATCACCCATCCCCCCTCCACTGGGTCATTCCTGCCCCTGTACCAACAGGTACCTCctatcttataaataaaaaacaacaaaataaaaacccctCCTCTTCCTTTAAGGCTAGAATTGGCACAGCACCATTTGCAGCCCTTATTGGAATATTTAGTGGATCCAGACACGGATTGTCATCGGCCTCTAACATTGCAAAATGAGGGGCCACGAGCACTTTGGGTGCCTCTCGATGGGTGCACACACCTCCACTAAGGGGTCATTTCCCAAGCAGTGGAGCCCGAATCCCATCAGACTGCTCTGGGTTTATAGCTCAAGTCACAGGAAATAATCAAGGACAGAGGTCCCAGCCCGTGCTGATCCAATCACCAAAATTCAGATGGAAAGTCCACAAGGCAAACGGCCTTGTATCTCCAACAAGTGAActtcaaagaaagagaagaaaaagggggggAGATTGTGAGAGAGATTAAGGGGAAAACCCACAGTTGCTCGAGGCTTGGGGAGACATCCACCAGTTGCAAGGTATGTGCCTCATCTGGATGCAGATTGGAACAAAGTGAAAACGCAGAGGTAACTGCCGAGATTTGGACACTGAGTGAGTATGTGACCATGGTAATaagcattgttattatttttttaggctTGTGAGTGGTACTgcggttgtcttttttttttttttttttttaagattttatttattatgagagacacagagaggcggagacacaggcagagggagaagcaggtccctgcagggagcccgggactcgatcccaggaccccggggtcacgccctgagccgcaggcagatgctcaaccactaagccacccagtcgtccGTGTGGTTGTCTTTTTAAGGATTCATCTTTTTAGAAATTTGTGTTGAGATATTGACCCCACGACCCCTCCAGTGACGGCCACATGTTGTCTGCTCTCCTTATACAGTGAAATTCCTTGAAAACCTTGTCCAGCTCCCGTGTcttcctgccccttctctctgcGGGCGCTCCAGGGTGGCTTTTGGCACCCAGAGCACTGAACGTGCTCCTACTCATGCGGCCCGTGACTTCCACTGTGCCAGGTCCAGCAGCCGGTTCTTAGCCTGGCTAACTTATCGACATCCTGATgatgtcttttccatttttattcccaATCCTACCCCAGATTTATCCATCCCCTGGGATGTCTGAGGCACGTCAAACACCAGAAGCAAAGCGTCCGAACTCAGCTCCTGATCCCCTGCCCGACCTGCGCCTCCCCGCAGCCTTTCCACCTGTCAGCTCTGCCTCTGACCTCTCCTGGCCACCCAGCTGGGGCCGCCAGCCTTCATCTGATTATTTCAAGTCTCCTAACTGGTCCCAGCATTTCCACACGGGCTGCATTCCTCCCCCTACTCTGTGGGAGCCACAGTCCTcctgcttttcattcttttcaaaacCCTCCAGGGCTCATCTCCCTCCTTGCTCAGATCTACCAGGCCTTCCTTTCCATTCTCATTTCTCCACTGTCCCCGCGGCCACTCCACTTCAGCTATGAGCCTCCTTGGGGCCCCTCCTACGTGGCAGCCACagtcctgccacagggcctttgcacttgctatgcCCGCTGCCCAGActgctctgcccctctctcacccTAAACATCTTCTGTTCAAGCATCACCTTCTCAGCAAGGCCTTTGTCTTCTACAGCtgtcacacacaaacacactgcatacctcttttcctgctttttaagaaactgtctaggggtgctgggtggctcagttggttaagtgtctgccttgggcttgggtcatgatcctggggtcctggtgtcgggttccctgctcagcggagagtctgtttttccctctccctctgctgcaatTTATGCTCATGCATgcttttctcaaataagtaaatcttaaaaaaaaagagagagagagagagagattacgttcttggagggcagggatttttgttttcttcgaGGTATGAGGTGGCCTCTAGACAGTGCCTGAAATGTTGTATTTGCTCAGTAGAGTTTGCTGAAGTTAGGGCACTGGAGGTGAGAGCCTCGGGGTCAGGCTGAGGGCCGGAGAGGCCTCGCGAAGGGCACGCGCGTGCGGGCCGTGGTGGAGCAGCGAGGGGAGGCGACAGAGATGGGGATCAAAGACTAGAAAGATTTAATTGAAAATCACAGTGTCTACTTCAAGATGCCCGCCCTGAGGGGCACCCCCAAACCCAGAGTTCCTCACGGGGCCCTTCCAGGCTCAGCCGAGGGGCGGGCGGGGCTGCAGCTCCAGTGTCTGGCCTGGTGCCTGGTGTCCCCCGACTCCTCCGGAGGGTGAGGTCCCGCGCTCAGATGCTCGTGGGGGCCGGCTCTGTCGCGGCCACCACGGCCATGGGCTCCTTCTGCACCAGCTCAGGCTCGTCCTCCCCGTCCTGGGGCGGGTGCACCAGAACCTTGTCTAAGA encodes:
- the GTF2F1 gene encoding general transcription factor IIF subunit 1 isoform X3, which produces MAALGPSSQNVTEYVVRVPKNTTKKYNIMAFNAADKVNFATWNQARLERDLSNKKIYQEEEMPESGAGSEFNRKLREEARRKKYGIVLKEFRPEDQPWLLRVNGKSGRKFKGIKKGGVTENTSYYIFTQCPDGAFEAFPVHNWYNFTPLARHRTLTAEEAEEEWERRNKVLNHFSIMQQRRLKDQDQEEEDEEKEKRSRKKASELRIHDLEDDLEMSSDDSEASGEEGGRAPKAKKKAPPTKGTKKKKKKKGSDDEAFEDSDDGDFEGQEVDYMSDGSSSQEELEGKPKVVQQEEGPKGVDEQSESSEESEEEKPPEEDKEEEEEKKAPTPQEKKRRKADSSDESDSSEESDIDSEASSALFMAKKKTPPKRERRPSGGSSRGNSRPGSPSAESGSTSSTLRAAANKLEQGKRTNETPVAKRLRLDPGPQSLSGKSTPQPQSGKSTPSSGDVQVTEDAVRRYLTRKPMTTKDLLKKFQTKKTGLSSEQTVNVLAQILKRLNPERKMISDKMHFSLKE
- the GTF2F1 gene encoding general transcription factor IIF subunit 1 isoform X4 — protein: MAALGPSSQNVTEYVVRVPKNTTKKYNIMAFNAADKVNFATWNQARLERDLSNKKIYQEEEMPESGAGSEFNRKLREEARRKKYGIVLKEFRPEDQPWLLRVNGKSGRKFKGIKKGGVTENTSYYIFTQCPDGAFEAFPVHNWYNFTPLARHRTLTAEEAEEEWERRNKVLNHFSIMQQRRLKDQDQEEEDEEKEKRSRKKASELRIHDLEDDLEMSSDDSEASGEEGGRAPKAKKKAPPTKGTKKKKKKKGSDDEAFEDSDDGDFEGQEVDYMSDGSSSQEELEGKPKVVQQEEGPKGVDEQSESSEESEEEKPPEEDKEEEEEKKAPTPQEKKRRKDSSDESDSSEESDIDSEASSALFMAKKKTPPKRERRPSGGSSRGNSRPGSPSAESGSTSSTLRAAANKLEQGKRTNETPVAKRLRLDPGPQSLSGKSTPQPQSGKSTPSSGDVQVTEDAVRRYLTRKPMTTKDLLKKFQTKKTGLSSEQTVNVLAQILKRLNPERKMISDKMHFSLKE
- the GTF2F1 gene encoding general transcription factor IIF subunit 1 isoform X1 — encoded protein: MAALGPSSQNVTEYVVRVPKNTTKKYNIMAFNAADKVNFATWNQARLERDLSNKKIYQEEEMPESGAGSEFNRKLREEARRKKYGIVLKEFRPEDQPWLLRVNGKSGRKFKGIKKGGVTENTSYYIFTQCPDGAFEAFPVHNWYNFTPLARHRTLTAEEAEEEWERRNKVLNHFSIMQQRRLKDQDQEEEDEEKEKRSRKKASELRIHDLEDDLEMSSDDSEASGEEGGRAPKAKKKAPPTKGTKKKKKKKGSDDEAFEDSDDGDFEGQEVDYMSDGSSSSQEELEGKPKVVQQEEGPKGVDEQSESSEESEEEKPPEEDKEEEEEKKAPTPQEKKRRKADSSDESDSSEESDIDSEASSALFMAKKKTPPKRERRPSGGSSRGNSRPGSPSAESGSTSSTLRAAANKLEQGKRTNETPVAKRLRLDPGPQSLSGKSTPQPQSGKSTPSSGDVQVTEDAVRRYLTRKPMTTKDLLKKFQTKKTGLSSEQTVNVLAQILKRLNPERKMISDKMHFSLKE
- the GTF2F1 gene encoding general transcription factor IIF subunit 1 isoform X5, encoding MAFNAADKVNFATWNQARLERDLSNKKIYQEEEMPESGAGSEFNRKLREEARRKKYGIVLKEFRPEDQPWLLRVNGKSGRKFKGIKKGGVTENTSYYIFTQCPDGAFEAFPVHNWYNFTPLARHRTLTAEEAEEEWERRNKVLNHFSIMQQRRLKDQDQEEEDEEKEKRSRKKASELRIHDLEDDLEMSSDDSEASGEEGGRAPKAKKKAPPTKGTKKKKKKKGSDDEAFEDSDDGDFEGQEVDYMSDGSSSSQEELEGKPKVVQQEEGPKGVDEQSESSEESEEEKPPEEDKEEEEEKKAPTPQEKKRRKADSSDESDSSEESDIDSEASSALFMAKKKTPPKRERRPSGGSSRGNSRPGSPSAESGSTSSTLRAAANKLEQGKRTNETPVAKRLRLDPGPQSLSGKSTPQPQSGKSTPSSGDVQVTEDAVRRYLTRKPMTTKDLLKKFQTKKTGLSSEQTVNVLAQILKRLNPERKMISDKMHFSLKE
- the GTF2F1 gene encoding general transcription factor IIF subunit 1 isoform X2, whose product is MAALGPSSQNVTEYVVRVPKNTTKKYNIMAFNAADKVNFATWNQARLERDLSNKKIYQEEEMPESGAGSEFNRKLREEARRKKYGIVLKEFRPEDQPWLLRVNGKSGRKFKGIKKGGVTENTSYYIFTQCPDGAFEAFPVHNWYNFTPLARHRTLTAEEAEEEWERRNKVLNHFSIMQQRRLKDQDQEEEDEEKEKRSRKKASELRIHDLEDDLEMSSDDSEASGEEGGRAPKAKKKAPPTKGTKKKKKKKGSDDEAFEDSDDGDFEGQEVDYMSDGSSSSQEELEGKPKVVQQEEGPKGVDEQSESSEESEEEKPPEEDKEEEEEKKAPTPQEKKRRKDSSDESDSSEESDIDSEASSALFMAKKKTPPKRERRPSGGSSRGNSRPGSPSAESGSTSSTLRAAANKLEQGKRTNETPVAKRLRLDPGPQSLSGKSTPQPQSGKSTPSSGDVQVTEDAVRRYLTRKPMTTKDLLKKFQTKKTGLSSEQTVNVLAQILKRLNPERKMISDKMHFSLKE
- the PSPN gene encoding persephin, whose product is MAPGRVLLCSLLLLSLQLGLGWGPGVRGAPVVEGELRGTQRPQLGGRPRRALASPCQLWSLSLPVAELGLGYASEETVTFRYCAGSCPRGARTQHGLTLAWLRGQGRALGGPCCRPTRYADVAFLDDRHRWQRLPQLSAAACSCG
- the ALKBH7 gene encoding alpha-ketoglutarate-dependent dioxygenase alkB homolog 7, mitochondrial, giving the protein MAGSGRLALGTLPWPGWVRGSGPAVLSRLRDAAVVRPGFLSAAEEETLSRELEPELRRRRYEYDHWDAAIHGFRETEKSRWSEASRAILQRVQAAAFSPGQTLLSSVHVLDLEPRGYIKPHVDSIKFCGATIAGLSLLSPSVMRLVHTQEPGEWLELLLEPGSLYILRGSARYDFSHEILRDEESFFGERRVPRGRRISVICRSLPEGMESGEPGQPPPAC